tttcagaaattggcCACCCCTATAGTAGGTGACCACCTGCTCTCCATCTGGTCCCAGCTGTGACAAGACCACCCCAAACCCTGCGCCGCTAGAATCAGTGTCTGGGATGAAATGCAGGTTAGGAGTCTGGCATCAGCAGTGGTGTCTGGGTCAGCGCATCCCACAGGTATTTTCAACCACAACCCTCTGTCTCTCAACGGATCCTACAACcctttcatgtttgaatattgcACCCAATTAAGTTTAACAAAGCACATCCCAGTGAGTTTCCCCATTGCCATTGTAGTCCTGTGTGTATGCACTTTGAACACTTCTCTCAGCCAATCAAACAAGATAAGAAATTAACTTAAGCAAAAGTTTTGTAGTATCGGTAGCAGTAATAATGCAGGTAAAAAGCGGTCTCAGGATAGGTAAAATAACAGATCTGATAAATCTGTTTTTGAAGAAATTTGTGAAAGGAATGGATGGCAAAAAATTGTATACAAACAGTATTACAACTAACAGTTGGGTAGAATGTAGGTGTGGGACATTTTTCAACTTTGTCATATTACTACAGACATGGCAAATGCAGAATATAGAAATAGAGACTGGTTTTCAGTATTTGTATTTTCACATCAGGTAATACAGAGTACAGGAATGTAATATGACCATTTTTTTGCATACAAAATAAGAGTTTGGCATTGGTCCCTTTACTGTAAAATCTGTAACCAGCtagtaattataattattcaaCTGTTCTCTAGTAACTATAGTTACAAAACTGTTTCTTTTTGGTTCAGTcccattacaatatttttatttcttagaaaatgtgtcttttgaacTTGCTTCATAATGGAGCCCAATGAGCTCCATTGAATTAGTTTTTGGGGACCTTAAAAAATAAGGTGTTTTGTTTCAGCTTAGAAGCAAATAATAGCAATGCCTCTGCAGCATTGGAAGCATAAGATCTTCTGTGCTAATTATTGGTAAATATGTGCATTCGGCTTGCTTGAAAGCACACTCAAGCTAAGACATAGTTTGACAACACTATCCAAGTTAGGTACTAGTGGACTGGGCACTgctgacaaaaaacacaaacattggaTTATGAATCTGGAAGATCAAAATTACTTTactgttttacagtaaaatgtcaTTCAGTTTCTTTGTGCACACAATATTAACTGCTATTGATGTATCATGACATTGCACAGATAAAATAGCATCAAGTTGTTATTTACATTGAATCACCTAAATTAATTCTCCATTTGCCCActaatactaaaaataataattgtcttgatcaaaaataaacattttaatactaaaaagtagatgctattttttgtatttgtgtgctaAAGCTATCTTTAACTAATaagtgatatactgtatgtgtacatgTAACTGAATAGTAACAAATCAGAAAGATCTAAATCATATAAACCAAAAAAGAGAACACATCTAAACGTTAAGTCTCACCTTGCTTATCCTGGATAACAGGTTGTAGCACCTTGCAAAAACAAAGGTTAGTTCTGTACCCTGTATGGTAACAGTGTTTACTGATCAGTAAGgctgttttgtgtaatttttttaccTTCAAAGTTGTTCTGCTTAGTTAGGTCTCACTGTTTAAATACATTCACCCAgaacatatttgtatattttcacaaattatttCTAAAAATGAACTGCATACAATTTTATCTTAAAGACCCTACCTCAAAGTTTACCAAGGTACATTTCCACTGTAATTTGCTATACATTTTATATCAGATGCACCTATCTACCAACAACTTCTAAAACTCAAAGTACTTTAGAAGATGGCTTAATATAAAGTGGCAATATTTATATCCATCTCTGTTTAGATCATGACAATAGACCCCAGTATGTTGTTTATCATGTAGATATGCAGTTCAGAAATTCATAGCACAACCATTGACAGAACCTATATACCATGACTATGACAATGCTAGATGGGACTACGCTGACAAATATGATCCCCAAAGTTATTTTCTGATTCATCAGCAAGTAAATCCCAAGAGGCAAGGAGCTTACATATAACAGACCCAGTAACCAAACAAGTATCCATGCCAATGTCTGGCAGAGCACAGAAGCGCAGTTCCACACGGTCCACCAGCCAGACGCTGTAGCATTAGTGTTGAAACTAGAGGGTCTGTAAACCCCCACAGCAGGGGTAGCCTCCCTTTGGACCTCTATGATGGTAATGACCAGACAGTTTGAAGAGCTGTGTGAAGAGTTCACAAAGGAAGTCGATCTCTTTGGGCTCAGCAGCAGTTCAGCCGAGTTCTCTTGCAAATACCTCTTGGTCCTCACTCCAAGGCTCAGGGCAGCCACAATATTGTGGTCGTCGGGAAGACTATTCCCTGCTTTATCTGGCAGACTGGTCTCATAGCGACAAAAAGGGCAGATGATGTCATTCTGTGGGGATTCCCCAAGGTCGATGATCTTGTACAGACACTTGCTGCACATCCGATGACAGCACTCCAGGACCTTGGGCCTCCTGTCCCACAGGTTGTAGAAATTGTAGCAGATCTTGCACTCCATTTCCTGTGTAATGCTGGTGTCCACCATCTCCTCCAAGAACTGGCCAGTGATTGTGAATATTGCTTACAGGAGGTTGAACAAGAAATTCTGAAACTACGTCCTGGGTAAGCTAGAGGAAGGACAGACCATCCCAGAGTAGCAAGAGTATGCACAGATCACTGAAAATCTCTTCACACACTATCTTTGCTTTGGTTTGCAGCTATAGTGGTGTATGCAGCAAAAAGTGAGCAGTTCTATTTCAAAAGCCTTTTCATGCATTCTGTtttgagagatttaaaaaaaaaagtgttagctCTGTGTTGGTAATAAACAAGAGCACAAAACGTGTTCAGTAAACTCAGCTGCTGGATTTTTCTAGCCTGTTTATAATTGCCTATGAAAAGCAGCCCAATCAGTGGCTTCACGTTTGTTTATCCTACAGTGATAGGGGTGTCATTGCAGTTGAAACTGCCTTGTACTATATTTTTGCTAGTGCTGGGCAGTCCCGTCAAAAGTCCCTTTTTTTGCTCTGGTTGGAAAACTAGTCCTTAGCGAATCGCAAtacactggtttgtttttttttttttatttatttttttttattttaggaatcGCAAATACATTTAGGTGTTTTACAATCTGTATACTAAGTCTTATACTTTTATCTAGTTTCACTAAAGGGTTAGTGACACCGAATATGTCAATACGTATCTCACAGCTATACTAATATCAACAGAAATGTGTAATTCACTGAAATGATTAGAAACAGCTGATACAAAGGAGGAAGCAATTGATACATACACTGGTTGAAATCAGTTTTGGGGGACAcagatttaataaatatgtttttcaatttttttttttttattgtcttgaTCAAAACcaatcattttaatagcaaaaagtgatgctgttttttttttttaatttgtatgcgAAAACTAATATCTGATACACTATCATGCATACATATGGCAACATATAAATGTATAGCAACACATCAAAAATATCTATAAACTATAAAAGAGAACACATCTAAACTTTAAATCTCACCTTGTTTATCCTGGATAACAGGCTACAGCAACTTGCAACAACAAAGGGTGGTTCTGTATCCCGTATGATACTGTGGGTCAAATGGCAACAGTGTTTACTGATGAGTAATGCTGTGTTGTGTAAATGATTTACCTTCAAAGTTGTTCTGCTTAGTTATGTctcactgtttaaatacagtcacccaaaacatatttatttattttctcaatgtatttctaataaaactacatgcaattttattttttaaaaagttcctACCTCAAAGTTTACCAAGgtaaatgttttatgtaatttgttatacatttgtatcaaatacaaaacagtgacAGATCTCCCAAAAACTTGTAAAActgctaaaactaaaaaaaaaaaacaatgtactttAGAAGATGGCTTAATATACTATAGAGTGCCAATATGTAGATCCATCTCTGTTTAGATCATGCCAGTAGACCCCAGTTTATTACATATCATGAAGATATACAGAGCAGAAACTCATGGCACAAGCATTGATAGAATCCTTATGCCATGACTATGACAAGGCTAGATGGAACCAGACTGACAAAGATGACCCCTAAGCTACTTTCTGAATGACCAATAGGTAGATCCCAAGAGGCAAGGAGCTGAAGTAGAACAGACCCAACAACCAAACTAGTATCTGTGTCAATATCTGGCAAATCAAAGAAATGCAGTTCCACGAGGTCCAACGGCGAGATGTTGAGGTAAAGTAGTCTAAACTAGATGGTCTGTAAACTCCCACAGCAGTGGCATTCAAGCCCTGAGACAGAGGGAGCTCCCTTTGGAGTTCCATGATGGTAATGACCAGGCAGTTTTGAAGAGCTGTTTGAAAGGTTCACAAAGGAGGTAAGTCAGCTGAGTTCAGCCGAGTTCCCTTGCAAATTTCTCTTGGTCCTCACCCCAAGACTCGGAGTGAACACAATGTTGTGGTCATTGGGAAGGCTATTCACTGCTTTATCAGGCAGACTAGTCTCATATCAACAAAAAGGGCAGATGATGCCATTCTGTGGAGATTCCCAGAGGTCAATGATCTTGTACAGGCACTTGTACAAGATTAAACAAGAAATTCTGAGACTACGTCCTGGGTGAGCTAGAGGAAGGACAGACCATCCCAGAGTAGCAAGAGTATGCACAGATCACTGAAAATCTCTTCACACACTATCTTTGCTTTGGTTTGCAGCTATATTGGAGTATGCAGCAAATAATGAGCAGTTCCAATTCAAAAGCCTTTCATGCTTTTTGTtttgagagatttaaaaaaaagtgttttgttaactCTGTGTTGGTAATAAACAAGAGCACAAAACTTGTTTTGTAAATCAGCTGCTGGATTTTTCTAGCCTCTTATTATTGCCTATGAAAAGCAGCTCAATTAGTGGCTTCACATATGTTTATGCTACAGTGTCAAGGGTGTCATTGCAATTGAAACTGCCTTGTGCTATATTTTTACTAGTGCTGAACCCTATATGGGGATAcagatttataaaacatgtttttctaccCAAAGGAAAACAGTTTTACCATCTAGTGTGTGTAGAATATCTCCAGTTACCAAAATGCTCTTAATTGTCTAAAGTGGAGACAATCATCTCATAATTCCTGTTGATTTTATATAATATTCTTTTTTGACCTGTATAATTGCACCTTTAAAGGTGGAACAAGCAGCTTTAAATCTTATACAACATGGTGGtgcaatatatacatatgtatagacacacatacacacacaacatcaAAAGAAATATATCACTTATATtgggataaaattcactagatgtgattgaaaaatgacaaactctgttttagaacaggtgctgtgactttttattgtgctgattaacaaatgacatcacaaggatgctgcaaaatgatctgtcaatcttgggcaggtgttgtgactcttggtctcccagttcatggctgtcattgacagagtgtgtctggttatagcATCTCcccaggtttgaaattgttggatgtgagcacccaagatggcaagCCACAGTATGTTGCCCTAGTCcagtctccaacatgccgattgcataaGG
This Polyodon spathula isolate WHYD16114869_AA chromosome 3, ASM1765450v1, whole genome shotgun sequence DNA region includes the following protein-coding sequences:
- the LOC121313117 gene encoding E3 ubiquitin-protein ligase RNF182-like; its protein translation is MVDTSITQEMECKICYNFYNLWDRRPKVLECCHRMCSKCLYKIIDLGESPQNDIICPFCRYETSLPDKAGNSLPDDHNIVAALSLGVRTKRYLQENSAELLLSPKRSTSFVNSSHSSSNCLVITIIEVQREATPAVGVYRPSSFNTNATASGWWTVWNCASVLCQTLAWILVWLLGLLYVSSLPLGIYLLMNQKITLGIIFVSVVPSSIVIVMVYRFCQWLCYEFLNCIST